The DNA region GGTCGAGATGGCCGGCGAGCGGCTGATCGACCGCGCCACCGCGCTCCTCCGCGTTGAGCCGGTCCAGCTCGAGCAGCTGCTCCATCCGCGGCTCGACCCCAACGCGCCCAAGCGCGTGCTCGCGCGCGGACTGCCGGCGTCGCCGGGCGCGGTGGCGGGGGAGGCCGTGTTCTCGGCCGACGAGGCGCTCGCCGTGACCGCCGCCGGACGCAAGGTGATCCTGGTGCGCCAGGAGACTTCGCCGGAGGACATCCACGGGATGCAGGTGGCGGAGGGGATCCTGACCGCGCGGGGCGGGATGACCAGCCATGCGGCGGTCGTTGCGCGCGGGATGGGCAAGTGCTGCGTGGCCGGATGCTCGGAGATCGAAATCGACTACGCCGGCGGCACGCTCAGCGCCAACGGCACGGTGATCCACCGCGGCGAGTACCTGACGCTCGACGGCACCACCGGCGAGGTTATCGAGGGGCGCGTGCCGACGGTCGAGCCGGTGATGTCGCCGTTCTTCAAGAAGTTTCTCGCGTGGGCCGACGCCGAGCGCCGCCTCGGCGTGCGCGCCAATGCCGACACCCCACACGACGCGCAGGTGGCGCGCGAGTTCGGCGCCGAGGGGATCGGGCTCTGCCGTACCGAACACATGTTCTTCGCGCCCGACCGGATCGATGCCATGCGCGAGATGATCCTGGCGAGCAACGCCGAGCAGCGCGCACGCGCGCTGGCCAAGATTGTGCCGATGCAGCGCGCCGACTTCGTCGCCATCCTGCGCGAGATGAAGGGCCTGCCGGTGACGATCCGCCTGCTCGACCCGCCGCTGCATGAGTTCCTGCCGCACCAGGACTCCGAGCTGCGCGAGTTGGCGTCCAAGATGGGCGTCAGCGCCGAGCAGCTGCGCCAGGTGCGCGACAGCCTGTTCGAGTTCAATCCGATGCTCGGCCATCGCGGCTCCCGCCTCGGCATCAGCTACCCCGAGATCTACAAGGCGCAGGCGCAGGCAATCCTGGAAGCCGCCGCCGAGCTGCGCGCGAAGGGCGTGCGTGCGATTCCCGAGATCATGCTGCCGCTCATCGGCGAACGCCGCGAGTTCGAGGTTCTGGCCTCCGAAATCCGCGAGGTGGCGCAGCATCTGGCAAGCACCAACGGAACGCGCCTGACCTTTTCAATCGGCACCATGATCGAGGTACCCCGCGCCTGCATCCAGGCCGACCAGATCGCCGCGGTCGCCGATTTCTTCTCCTTCGGCACCAACGATCTGACGCAGATGACCTACGGGCTGTCGCGTGACGATTCGGCCAAGTTTCTCGGCGACTACCTCGAACGCCACATCTACCCCGTCGATCCCTTCGCCCAGCTCGACCCCGACGGGGTCGGCGGCCTGATGAAGATCGCGATCGAGCGCGGACGCAGGGCGAACCGCAAGCTCAAGCTCGGAATCTGCGGCGAGCACGGCGGCGATCCGGCAAGCGTCAAGCTCTGCCACCGATTGGGCCTGGATTACGTCTCA from Candidatus Binataceae bacterium includes:
- the ppdK gene encoding pyruvate, phosphate dikinase; this encodes MARVHPEIYFFGAGVAEGRAGMRELLGGKGAGLHEMASLKLPVPPGFTISTRVCTYFYAHGRKYPSGLKEGVARSVARIERALGKRFGDPHNPLLVSVRSGARVSMPGMMDTVLNLGLTDESVKGLEAASKNARFAWDSYRRFCQMYGDVVLGLKPEDKNARDPFEELIDRKKALRGVVQDVDLTADDLKELVGEFRDLIRARTGRDLPQDPWEQLWAAIGAVFESWNNERAIVYRRINNIPGDWGTAVNVQSMVFGNLGPDCATGVAFTRNPATGEKGIYGEFLPNAQGEDVVAGIRTPRQISLAAGRVWAARNGVSEAERRAKHATLEESFPAVYRELLRVAQRLERHFRDMQDLEFTVERGKLYMLQTRTGKRTAEAAVRVAVEMAGERLIDRATALLRVEPVQLEQLLHPRLDPNAPKRVLARGLPASPGAVAGEAVFSADEALAVTAAGRKVILVRQETSPEDIHGMQVAEGILTARGGMTSHAAVVARGMGKCCVAGCSEIEIDYAGGTLSANGTVIHRGEYLTLDGTTGEVIEGRVPTVEPVMSPFFKKFLAWADAERRLGVRANADTPHDAQVAREFGAEGIGLCRTEHMFFAPDRIDAMREMILASNAEQRARALAKIVPMQRADFVAILREMKGLPVTIRLLDPPLHEFLPHQDSELRELASKMGVSAEQLRQVRDSLFEFNPMLGHRGSRLGISYPEIYKAQAQAILEAAAELRAKGVRAIPEIMLPLIGERREFEVLASEIREVAQHLASTNGTRLTFSIGTMIEVPRACIQADQIAAVADFFSFGTNDLTQMTYGLSRDDSAKFLGDYLERHIYPVDPFAQLDPDGVGGLMKIAIERGRRANRKLKLGICGEHGGDPASVKLCHRLGLDYVSCSPYRIPVARLAAAQAAIEERRSRRDFKDV